The Kaustia mangrovi genome has a segment encoding these proteins:
- a CDS encoding ornithine cyclodeaminase family protein: protein MQVISAEEIRRHVSYGDMVEALRKGFASGIVAPLRHHHGVERAGHPEATLLLMPAWSDFSDAAAGDGFIGLKVLTVFPDNPAAGRPSIQGSYFLISGETGAPVAIIDGVELTVRRTSCASALAADYLARKDADTMVMVGAGALAGHLVRAHAAVRPIRRVSVWNRTREKAAELAAELGREGFEAQMCGDLAAAVGEADIVSCATMSDRPLVEGAWLKPGAHLDLVGAFKPELRESDDEAMRRGSVFVDTREGALSEAGDIVQAVRSGALSEDRIRADLFDLVAGRSRGRESEEEITVFKSVGAALEDLAGAMLIHERVAG, encoded by the coding sequence ATGCAGGTCATTTCGGCAGAGGAAATCCGCCGCCATGTCAGCTATGGCGACATGGTGGAGGCGTTGCGCAAGGGGTTCGCGAGCGGGATCGTGGCGCCGCTGCGCCATCATCACGGGGTCGAGCGCGCGGGCCACCCGGAGGCAACGCTGCTGCTCATGCCCGCCTGGTCGGACTTCTCCGACGCCGCGGCCGGCGACGGCTTCATCGGCCTCAAGGTGCTCACCGTGTTCCCCGACAATCCCGCCGCCGGACGGCCGAGCATCCAGGGTTCCTATTTCCTGATCTCGGGCGAGACCGGCGCGCCGGTCGCGATCATCGACGGGGTGGAACTGACCGTGCGGCGCACCTCCTGCGCCTCCGCGCTCGCCGCCGACTATCTCGCCCGCAAGGACGCCGACACCATGGTCATGGTGGGCGCGGGCGCCCTTGCCGGCCATCTCGTGCGCGCCCATGCCGCCGTCCGCCCGATCCGGCGGGTCTCGGTGTGGAACCGCACGCGGGAGAAGGCGGCCGAACTCGCCGCCGAACTCGGCCGGGAGGGCTTCGAGGCGCAGATGTGCGGCGATCTCGCCGCCGCCGTGGGCGAGGCCGACATCGTGTCCTGCGCGACCATGTCCGACCGTCCGCTGGTGGAGGGCGCATGGCTGAAGCCCGGCGCCCATCTCGATCTCGTCGGCGCGTTCAAGCCGGAGCTGCGCGAGAGCGACGACGAGGCGATGCGGCGCGGCTCGGTCTTCGTCGACACGCGCGAGGGGGCGCTGTCGGAGGCCGGCGATATCGTGCAGGCGGTCCGCTCCGGCGCGCTCAGCGAGGACCGGATCCGCGCGGATCTGTTCGATCTCGTGGCTGGCCGTTCGCGTGGCCGCGAGAGCGAGGAGGAGATCACGGTCTTCAAGTCGGTCGGTGCCGCGCTCGAGGATCTCGCCGGAGCCATGCTCATCCACGAGCGCGTGGCCGGCTAG
- a CDS encoding ABC-F family ATP-binding cassette domain-containing protein yields the protein MPASVSLSGLSWFTPDGTPLFSDLNLTFGPERTGIVGRNGTGKSTLLHLIAGHLSPMSGQIGAAGSIAMMRQDTMEHPDETVADLFAVRGALDLLDRAEAGEATVDDLAEADWTLPARIDAVLARCGLSAEPQTLLATLSGGQRTRAALAALILAEADFLLLDEPTNNLDRDGRRAVIDLIGTWKGGAIVASHDRGLLEEMDAIVELTSLGATRYGGNYTAFRQQKNTELEAATRDLNHAEKTRTEAARRAQQAVERKARKDSAGRKARAKGDQPKALMDAAKDRAEASRGAGAHLREARRDAAEETLAAAREKVEILEPLRMEIAPTGLPLGKTVLRLDHVTGGHDPDCPTIRDLSLTVTGPERIVIAGPNGSGKTTLLKLITGQLTSQRGQVDRSVAFAMLDQHVGLLDTELSLRENVLRAYPAMTTHTAHAALARFGFRADDALRLAGNLSGGERLRGGLACALGGTPPPALLILDEPTNHLDLDGIEALEAALTAYDGAVLVVSHDQTFLKSLKPDRVVQL from the coding sequence ATGCCTGCATCCGTTTCCCTTTCCGGCCTGTCCTGGTTCACGCCTGACGGCACACCGCTTTTCTCCGATCTCAACCTGACCTTCGGCCCTGAGCGCACCGGTATCGTTGGACGAAACGGCACCGGCAAAAGCACGCTCCTGCACCTGATCGCGGGCCATCTGAGCCCGATGTCGGGGCAGATCGGTGCGGCTGGGTCCATTGCCATGATGCGCCAGGATACCATGGAGCATCCCGACGAGACCGTAGCCGATCTTTTCGCAGTGCGAGGGGCGCTCGACCTGCTCGACCGCGCCGAGGCGGGCGAGGCCACGGTCGATGATCTGGCCGAAGCCGACTGGACGCTGCCCGCCCGGATTGACGCCGTGCTTGCCAGATGTGGCTTGTCGGCCGAGCCGCAGACCCTGCTTGCCACGCTTTCCGGCGGACAGCGCACCAGGGCGGCCCTGGCCGCGCTGATCTTGGCAGAGGCCGATTTCCTGCTGCTGGATGAGCCGACAAACAACCTCGACCGGGACGGACGCAGGGCCGTGATCGATCTCATCGGCACCTGGAAGGGCGGCGCGATCGTCGCGAGCCACGACCGGGGGCTTCTGGAGGAAATGGACGCCATCGTCGAACTCACGTCGCTTGGCGCGACCCGATATGGTGGCAACTACACCGCCTTTCGGCAGCAAAAGAATACCGAGCTGGAGGCAGCGACGCGCGACTTGAACCATGCCGAAAAGACCCGCACCGAGGCCGCACGTCGTGCACAGCAGGCGGTCGAGCGCAAGGCCCGCAAGGACAGTGCCGGACGCAAGGCACGGGCGAAAGGCGATCAACCGAAAGCCCTCATGGATGCTGCCAAGGATCGAGCCGAAGCGTCGCGCGGCGCGGGTGCCCATCTGCGCGAAGCCCGGCGCGATGCGGCAGAGGAGACACTTGCGGCCGCACGCGAAAAGGTCGAGATATTGGAGCCCCTTCGCATGGAGATCGCACCGACCGGCCTCCCCCTCGGAAAAACCGTTCTGCGGCTGGATCATGTGACGGGCGGGCACGATCCGGACTGCCCGACGATCCGCGATCTGTCACTGACCGTCACCGGCCCCGAGCGGATCGTCATCGCCGGCCCGAACGGCAGTGGAAAGACCACGCTTCTCAAGCTGATCACCGGTCAGCTCACATCCCAGCGGGGACAGGTGGACCGCTCCGTCGCATTCGCAATGCTGGATCAGCATGTCGGCTTGCTCGATACCGAGCTGAGCCTGCGCGAGAATGTCCTGAGGGCGTACCCTGCCATGACTACGCATACGGCCCATGCGGCTTTGGCACGCTTCGGGTTCCGCGCGGATGACGCCCTGCGCCTCGCGGGCAATCTGAGCGGGGGCGAGCGGCTGCGCGGTGGTCTGGCCTGCGCCCTTGGCGGCACTCCGCCACCCGCATTGCTGATTCTGGACGAGCCGACCAACCACCTTGATCTTGACGGCATCGAAGCCTTGGAAGCGGCGCTGACGGCTTATGATGGAGCGGTCCTGGTCGTGAGCCACGATCAGACGTTCCTCAAATCGCTCAAACCGGACAGGGTTGTTCAACTATAG
- the aroA gene encoding 3-phosphoshikimate 1-carboxyvinyltransferase: MVARASRGLSGRVRVPGDKSISHRALMIGALAVGETRIAGLLEGEDVLATAHAMAALGAHIERTADGIWHVDGVGVGGFSQPAGPLDFGNSGTGARLCLGLVATTPIAATFTGDASLQTRPMARVTAPLEQMGARFSGTNGDRLPLLVTGARAAVPIAYELPVASAQVKSAILLAALNTPGRTTVVEPVATRDHTERMLKAFGAALEVAEEGGGRRIAVTGFAELKPQPVTVPADPSSAAFPLVAALITEGSEIVLENVLLNPTRRGLVDTLIEMGGDIEIANERQSGGEPVGDLVVRSSRLRGVRVPAERAPSMIDEYPVLAVAAACAEGRTEMAGLAELRVKESDRLAAVAAGLRANGVTVEAGEDSLVVEGMGTPPGGGVVETHMDHRIAMAFLVLGLAARAPVTVDDGTMIATSFPAFTDLMTGLGARLGEPRDAA, from the coding sequence ATGGTGGCCCGCGCATCGCGGGGCCTGAGCGGCCGTGTCCGGGTGCCGGGAGACAAGTCCATCTCGCATCGCGCGCTCATGATCGGCGCGCTGGCCGTCGGGGAAACCCGCATTGCGGGGCTGCTCGAGGGCGAGGACGTGTTGGCGACGGCTCACGCCATGGCCGCGCTCGGCGCGCATATCGAGCGCACGGCCGACGGCATATGGCATGTCGACGGCGTCGGTGTCGGCGGGTTCTCGCAGCCGGCCGGACCGCTCGACTTCGGCAATTCCGGGACCGGCGCGCGGCTTTGCCTCGGCCTCGTCGCGACGACGCCGATCGCCGCGACATTCACCGGCGACGCCTCGCTGCAGACCCGGCCCATGGCGCGGGTCACCGCGCCGCTGGAGCAGATGGGCGCACGGTTTTCCGGCACGAATGGCGACCGCCTGCCGCTCCTCGTCACGGGCGCGCGCGCAGCCGTTCCCATCGCATACGAGCTGCCGGTGGCCTCCGCGCAGGTCAAGTCGGCGATCCTGCTGGCCGCCCTCAACACGCCGGGGCGCACCACGGTCGTGGAGCCGGTGGCCACGCGCGACCACACCGAGCGCATGCTGAAGGCCTTCGGCGCGGCTCTGGAGGTCGCGGAGGAGGGCGGCGGGCGGCGCATCGCCGTCACGGGCTTCGCCGAGCTTAAGCCCCAGCCGGTCACCGTGCCCGCCGATCCGAGCTCGGCGGCCTTCCCGCTGGTCGCCGCGCTGATCACGGAAGGCTCCGAGATCGTTCTGGAGAACGTTCTGCTCAACCCGACGCGCCGCGGACTCGTCGATACGCTGATCGAGATGGGCGGCGACATCGAGATCGCGAACGAACGCCAATCCGGCGGCGAGCCGGTCGGCGATCTCGTCGTGCGCTCCAGCAGGCTCCGGGGCGTGCGCGTCCCGGCCGAGCGCGCGCCCTCGATGATCGACGAGTATCCCGTGCTGGCGGTCGCCGCCGCCTGCGCGGAGGGGCGCACCGAGATGGCCGGGCTCGCCGAGCTCAGGGTGAAGGAGAGCGACCGGCTGGCCGCGGTCGCGGCGGGGCTTCGGGCCAACGGCGTCACGGTGGAGGCCGGCGAGGACAGCCTCGTCGTGGAGGGCATGGGCACGCCGCCCGGCGGCGGGGTGGTGGAGACCCATATGGACCATCGCATCGCCATGGCCTTCCTCGTGCTGGGGCTTGCCGCGCGCGCCCCCGTCACCGTCGACGACGGCACCATGATCGCCACGAGCTTCCCCGCCTTCACCGATCTCATGACCGGTCTCGGCGCGCGCCTCGGCGAGCCGAGGGACGCGGCATGA
- the ihfB gene encoding integration host factor subunit beta, which yields MIKSELIQRIAEQNPHLYQRDVERIINTILDEIGTALADGDRVELRGFGAFSIKERDARVGRNPRTGEPVEVDAKRVPYFKTGKELRERLNGAD from the coding sequence ATGATCAAATCGGAGCTGATCCAGCGGATCGCTGAGCAGAACCCACACCTCTACCAGCGTGACGTCGAACGGATCATCAACACCATTCTCGACGAGATCGGCACCGCGCTCGCCGATGGCGACCGTGTCGAGCTCAGGGGCTTCGGCGCGTTCTCCATCAAGGAGCGCGACGCGCGCGTCGGGCGCAATCCGCGCACGGGCGAGCCCGTCGAGGTGGACGCCAAGCGCGTGCCCTATTTCAAGACCGGCAAGGAGCTGCGCGAGCGGCTGAACGGCGCCGACTGA
- a CDS encoding DUF1150 family protein, translating to MSVVLSRENAIMSTTELASLGGGEIGYVREIEIDKAAELLGSSVDVPADTTLFALYSADGTPMAIADSREGALANAFEHDLEAISVH from the coding sequence ATGAGTGTCGTTCTGAGTAGAGAGAATGCGATCATGAGCACGACGGAGCTCGCCTCGCTGGGCGGCGGCGAGATCGGCTATGTGCGCGAGATCGAGATCGACAAGGCCGCGGAGCTGCTCGGCTCCTCGGTGGACGTTCCCGCCGACACCACATTGTTCGCGCTCTATTCCGCAGATGGCACGCCCATGGCCATCGCCGACAGCCGCGAAGGGGCGCTCGCCAACGCGTTCGAGCACGATCTGGAAGCCATTTCCGTTCACTGA
- a CDS encoding Hsp20 family protein, protein MSRVSVFSSPLLVGFDEVERMLDRVSKTSGDGYPPYNIERLPAEDGAAERLRITLAVAGFRREELEIILEDNQLVIRGKQAEEADKAYLHRGIAARQFQRAFVLAEGMDVVDASLDNGLLSIDLERPEPERVVRKIAINGLDS, encoded by the coding sequence ATGTCTCGCGTGTCTGTTTTCTCGAGCCCGCTGCTTGTGGGCTTCGACGAGGTGGAGCGGATGCTGGACCGGGTCTCCAAGACGTCCGGAGACGGCTATCCGCCGTACAATATCGAGCGTCTGCCGGCGGAAGACGGCGCGGCCGAGCGCCTTCGCATCACGCTCGCGGTCGCGGGGTTCCGCCGCGAGGAGCTCGAGATCATCCTGGAAGACAACCAGCTCGTCATTCGCGGCAAGCAGGCGGAGGAGGCCGACAAGGCCTATCTGCACCGCGGCATCGCCGCCCGCCAGTTCCAGCGCGCCTTTGTCCTCGCGGAAGGCATGGACGTCGTCGACGCCTCGCTCGACAACGGGCTTCTGTCGATCGACCTGGAGCGGCCGGAACCGGAGCGCGTGGTCCGCAAGATCGCGATCAACGGGCTGGATAGCTGA
- a CDS encoding TIGR02300 family protein, giving the protein MGSAEFQINREGLPVVKPELGTKRVCSNCSARFYDLNKDPIVCPKCGYSFVAETLLPSKMDQQQPAAAPAPRKAAEEETTEEDANLVSLDEVEADEEAAAGDDNSDDIDEVAIDDGDTIKSDDDTFLEEDEEDGSDVSGIIGGGVSDDEDDT; this is encoded by the coding sequence ATGGGAAGCGCCGAATTCCAGATCAATCGCGAGGGTCTACCCGTGGTCAAACCGGAGCTTGGCACCAAACGCGTCTGCTCGAACTGCTCGGCGCGTTTCTACGATTTGAACAAGGATCCAATCGTGTGCCCGAAATGCGGCTACAGCTTCGTCGCCGAGACGTTGCTGCCGTCGAAGATGGATCAGCAGCAGCCCGCCGCGGCGCCTGCTCCCCGCAAGGCCGCCGAGGAGGAGACCACCGAGGAGGATGCCAATCTGGTGAGCCTCGACGAGGTCGAGGCCGACGAGGAGGCCGCCGCCGGCGACGACAATAGCGACGACATCGACGAGGTCGCCATCGATGACGGCGACACCATCAAGAGCGACGACGACACCTTCCTGGAGGAAGACGAGGAAGACGGCTCCGACGTGTCGGGCATCATCGGCGGGGGCGTGTCGGACGACGAGGACGACACCTGA
- a CDS encoding lipopolysaccharide assembly protein LapA domain-containing protein: MKRTVSWIVGVPAALIIIVVAVANREWVTFSLDPFSTTDPWFSVSLPLYALLLASIVLGMLIGGASAWFAQGKWRKAARRAEAEVRTLKSGQGSGRHAGEASGHSLTSRD; encoded by the coding sequence GTGAAGCGAACAGTGTCCTGGATCGTCGGCGTTCCCGCCGCGCTGATCATCATCGTGGTGGCGGTGGCCAACAGGGAATGGGTGACCTTCTCGCTCGATCCCTTTTCCACGACCGATCCGTGGTTCTCCGTCTCGCTGCCGCTCTATGCGCTGCTGCTGGCCTCCATCGTGCTCGGCATGCTGATCGGCGGGGCGAGTGCCTGGTTCGCCCAGGGCAAGTGGCGCAAGGCCGCGCGCCGCGCGGAGGCGGAGGTCCGCACGCTCAAGTCCGGGCAGGGCTCCGGCCGCCATGCCGGCGAGGCCTCCGGCCACTCACTCACATCCCGCGACTAG
- the cmk gene encoding (d)CMP kinase → MIIAVDGPAASGKGTLARRLAAHYGLAYLDTGSLYRAVALAVLRAGGDPADEAAAVAAAHALDMADTEDPALRGSDVGRAASVVAAMPAVREAILDRQRRFAHTPPGAVLDGRDIATVVCPDAEVKLFVTASDEVRAMRRCKELEAAGEAVGYDAVLRDLVERDARDRNRTHAPLRQADDAYLLDTSNLDIEAAFRAAVGIVDSYRETGGVRP, encoded by the coding sequence ATGATCATCGCGGTCGACGGTCCCGCGGCGTCCGGCAAGGGAACGCTCGCCCGGCGCCTTGCGGCCCATTACGGCCTGGCCTATCTGGATACCGGATCGCTCTATCGCGCCGTCGCGCTCGCCGTGCTGCGCGCGGGCGGCGACCCCGCCGACGAGGCGGCGGCCGTCGCGGCGGCCCACGCGCTCGACATGGCGGACACCGAGGACCCCGCGCTGCGCGGCTCCGATGTCGGACGGGCGGCCTCCGTCGTTGCCGCCATGCCGGCGGTGCGCGAGGCCATTCTCGACCGCCAGCGCCGGTTCGCCCACACCCCGCCCGGCGCGGTGCTCGACGGGCGCGATATCGCGACGGTGGTGTGCCCGGACGCGGAGGTGAAGCTGTTCGTCACCGCCAGCGACGAGGTGCGCGCCATGCGCCGCTGCAAGGAGCTGGAGGCCGCCGGCGAGGCGGTTGGCTACGATGCGGTGCTGCGCGATCTGGTCGAGCGCGACGCCCGCGACCGCAACCGGACGCACGCGCCATTGCGCCAGGCCGACGACGCATACTTGCTCGACACCTCGAATTTGGATATAGAAGCCGCGTTTCGCGCCGCTGTCGGCATTGTCGACAGCTATCGGGAAACGGGAGGTGTGCGGCCCTAG
- the sppA gene encoding signal peptide peptidase SppA translates to MVLDADALAARRRLKRRLSLWRFVAVIAILAVLVTAGLTSLGAGYFDRFASHVARVDITGIIVNDEKQQELLDEIAEAEQVKAVILRIDSPGGTTVGAEALYGKIRKIAADKPVVAVMGTVAASGGYLVAVAGDHIVARGNTTTGSIGVIFQWAQVEDLLTSLGVTVESVKSGPLKAVPSPFEPTTDAARAVTQGMVDDAYDWFVGLVAERRPFDAATARRLADGRVYSGRQALKEKLIDEIGGEAQARDWLEAERGISKDLQAVDWKVEEDDELSLVPLGLAWLARSAGLPGVANLIASTGKTLRAERLSLDGLISVWQAPD, encoded by the coding sequence ATGGTACTCGACGCCGACGCGCTTGCCGCCCGCCGCCGCCTGAAACGGCGGCTTTCCCTTTGGCGGTTCGTCGCCGTCATCGCCATTCTGGCGGTGCTGGTGACGGCGGGCCTGACCAGTCTCGGAGCGGGCTATTTCGACCGCTTCGCCAGCCATGTCGCCCGTGTCGACATCACGGGCATCATCGTCAATGACGAGAAGCAGCAGGAGCTGCTCGACGAGATTGCCGAAGCCGAGCAGGTGAAGGCGGTCATCCTGCGCATCGACAGTCCGGGCGGCACGACCGTCGGGGCGGAGGCGCTCTACGGCAAGATCCGCAAGATCGCCGCCGACAAGCCGGTCGTCGCCGTCATGGGGACGGTCGCGGCCTCCGGCGGCTATCTCGTCGCCGTGGCGGGCGACCATATCGTGGCGCGCGGCAACACGACCACGGGCTCGATCGGCGTCATCTTCCAGTGGGCGCAGGTGGAGGACCTCCTCACCTCGCTGGGCGTGACGGTCGAATCGGTGAAGAGCGGGCCGCTCAAGGCCGTGCCGTCGCCCTTCGAGCCGACCACCGACGCGGCGCGCGCCGTCACCCAGGGCATGGTCGACGACGCCTATGACTGGTTCGTGGGGCTGGTCGCCGAGCGCAGGCCCTTCGACGCGGCGACCGCGCGCCGGCTCGCCGACGGCCGGGTCTATTCCGGGCGTCAGGCGCTGAAGGAGAAGTTGATCGACGAGATCGGCGGGGAGGCTCAGGCGCGCGACTGGCTGGAGGCCGAGCGCGGCATCTCCAAGGACCTCCAGGCGGTGGACTGGAAGGTCGAGGAGGACGACGAGCTGAGCCTCGTGCCTCTGGGGCTGGCCTGGCTTGCCCGCAGCGCCGGTCTTCCGGGTGTGGCAAATTTGATTGCATCCACGGGAAAAACACTTCGTGCAGAACGACTTAGTCTTGACGGCCTGATATCGGTTTGGCAGGCTCCCGACTAA
- the rpsA gene encoding 30S ribosomal protein S1, which produces MSDATAGTLNPTREEFAQLLQESFHDHDIAEGSVVKGKVISVENDLAVIDVGLKTEGRVPLREFQVPGNEQDIHVGDEVEVYLERVENALGEAVLSREKARREEAWQRLEKSFEKNERVEGQIFGRVKGGFTVDLGGAVAFLPGSQVDIRPIRDVGPLLNIPQPFQILKMDKRRGNIVVSRRAVLEETRAEQRSELVQSLAEGQVVEGLVKNITDYGAFVDLGGIDGLLHVTDIAWKRVGHPTDVLSVGQTVKVQIIKINPETQRISLGMKQLEKDPWEGVEEKYPVGMRVKGTVTNITDYGAFVELEEGVEGLVHVSEMSWTKKNVHPGKILSTSQEVEVMVLEVDPQKRRISLGLKQCLENPWEAFAAKYPQGTEVEGEIKNITEFGLFIGLDGDVDGMVHLSDLDWNRPGEEVIQEYQKGETARAVVLDVDVDKERISLGIKQLAGDPIDSLRGLKKGGVVTCEVVGVKDSGLDVKIADSDFTTFVRRADLSRERSEQRPERFAVGDKFDARVTQFDKSSRKISVSIKALEIAEEKAAVAQYGSTDSGASLGDILGAALSKAQQEAGDDDADETDDTDDTK; this is translated from the coding sequence ATGTCTGACGCAACTGCCGGTACACTTAACCCGACGCGCGAGGAGTTCGCCCAGCTCCTCCAGGAGAGCTTTCACGATCACGATATCGCCGAAGGCTCCGTCGTCAAGGGCAAGGTCATCTCGGTCGAGAACGACCTGGCGGTGATCGATGTGGGCCTGAAGACCGAGGGGCGCGTGCCGCTCCGCGAGTTCCAGGTCCCGGGCAACGAACAGGACATTCACGTCGGCGACGAGGTCGAGGTCTATCTGGAGCGTGTGGAGAACGCGCTCGGCGAGGCCGTCCTGTCGCGCGAGAAGGCGCGCCGCGAGGAAGCCTGGCAGCGCCTGGAGAAGTCGTTCGAGAAGAACGAGCGCGTGGAAGGCCAGATCTTCGGCCGCGTGAAGGGCGGCTTCACCGTCGATCTCGGCGGCGCGGTGGCGTTCCTGCCGGGCAGCCAGGTCGATATCCGCCCGATCCGCGATGTCGGCCCGCTGCTCAACATTCCCCAGCCCTTCCAGATCCTCAAGATGGACAAGCGCCGCGGCAACATCGTCGTGTCGCGCCGCGCCGTGCTGGAGGAGACCCGTGCGGAGCAGCGCTCCGAGCTGGTCCAGAGCCTGGCGGAAGGCCAGGTCGTGGAGGGCCTGGTCAAGAACATCACCGACTATGGCGCCTTCGTTGATCTCGGCGGCATCGACGGGCTGCTGCATGTCACCGACATCGCCTGGAAGCGCGTCGGCCACCCGACCGACGTCCTCTCCGTCGGCCAGACCGTCAAGGTGCAGATCATCAAGATCAATCCGGAGACCCAGCGCATCAGCCTCGGCATGAAGCAGCTGGAGAAGGATCCGTGGGAAGGCGTGGAGGAGAAGTATCCCGTCGGCATGCGGGTCAAGGGCACGGTCACCAACATCACCGACTACGGCGCCTTCGTGGAGCTGGAGGAAGGTGTGGAAGGCCTCGTCCACGTCTCCGAGATGAGCTGGACCAAGAAGAACGTGCACCCCGGCAAGATCCTGTCCACGAGCCAGGAGGTCGAGGTCATGGTGCTCGAGGTCGACCCGCAGAAGCGGCGCATCTCGCTGGGCCTCAAGCAGTGCCTGGAGAACCCGTGGGAGGCCTTCGCGGCCAAGTATCCCCAGGGCACCGAGGTCGAGGGCGAGATCAAGAACATCACCGAGTTCGGCCTGTTCATCGGTCTGGACGGCGATGTCGACGGCATGGTCCACCTCTCCGATCTCGACTGGAACCGTCCGGGCGAGGAGGTCATCCAGGAGTACCAGAAGGGCGAGACGGCCCGTGCGGTGGTGCTCGACGTCGATGTCGACAAGGAGCGCATCAGCCTCGGCATCAAGCAGCTTGCCGGCGACCCGATCGACAGCCTGCGCGGCCTGAAGAAGGGCGGCGTGGTCACCTGCGAGGTGGTCGGCGTCAAGGACAGCGGCCTCGACGTGAAGATCGCCGACAGCGACTTCACCACCTTCGTGCGCCGTGCCGACCTGTCGCGCGAGCGCTCCGAGCAGCGCCCCGAGCGCTTCGCGGTGGGTGACAAGTTCGACGCCCGGGTGACCCAGTTCGACAAGTCCAGCCGGAAGATCTCGGTCTCCATCAAGGCGCTCGAGATCGCCGAGGAGAAGGCCGCGGTCGCCCAGTACGGCTCCACCGACTCCGGCGCCTCGCTCGGCGACATCCTCGGTGCCGCCCTGTCCAAGGCCCAGCAGGAGGCCGGGGACGACGACGCCGACGAGACCGACGACACCGACGACACGAAGTAA